One window from the genome of Sesamum indicum cultivar Zhongzhi No. 13 linkage group LG15, S_indicum_v1.0, whole genome shotgun sequence encodes:
- the LOC105177532 gene encoding putative methylesterase 11, chloroplastic yields the protein MGLCFSRGDRSTPRRRPSKRITNHSAAADGGVGSKRWTRIRSSRKEENLIHERALAAAILFQQQLQNGGVGTAPFDRSTSLRYPTGNSKKNQALPRSSSSRARSLTDPLLQPHQLVNQDIKLDNLETSHFVLVHGGGFGAWCWYKTIALLEEGGYKVTAVDLTGSGIHSFDTNSITSLSQYVKPLTEFLEKLTDGEKVILVGHDFGGACISYALELFPSKVSKAVFLAAAMLTSGQSALDMFSEKVEPNDLMRQAQVFIYANGNNQSPTAIDFDKSLLRDLLFNQSPAKDVALASVSMRPIPFSPVLEKLSLSEANHGSVRRFYIETLEDNAIPVAVQECMINKNPPEQVFRLKGADHSPFFSKPQALHKVLVEISKIP from the exons ATGGGTTTATGTTTCTCACGCGGAGACAGATCCACTCCGAGGAGAAGACCGTCTAAGCGAATCACAAACCACTCAGCGGCGGCGGATGGAGGCGTCGGGAGCAAGCGGTGGACGAGGATTCGGTCGTcgaggaaggaggagaatcTAATTCACGAGCGGGCGCTGGCGGCGGCGATTCTCTTCCAGCAGCAGCTGCAGAACGGCGGCGTCGGAACGGCGCCGTTTGATAGGTCGACGTCTTTGAGGTATCCGACTGGGAACTCGAAGAAGAATCAGGCTTTGCCTCGGAGCTCGAGCTCCAGAGCGCGCTCGCTCACTGATCCTCTGCTTCAACCACACCAGCTTGTTAATCAG GATATCAAGCTTGACAATCTAGAGACTAGCCATTTTGTACTTGTTCATGGTGGTGGTTTTGGTGCCTGGTGCTGGTATAAAACTATTGCACTTCTAGAAGAAGGTGGATACAAAGTTACAGCAGTGGATTTGACCGGTTCAGGGATTCATTCGTTTGACACAAATAGCATCACAAGTCTTTCCCAATATGTGAAGCCATTGACTGAGTTTTTGGAAAAGCTCACTGATGGAGAGAAG GTAATTTTAGTAGGACATGATTTTGGCGGGGCATGTATATCATATGCTTTGGAGCTGTTTCCATCTAAAGTTTCAAAAGCTGTTTTTCTTGCTGCGGCTATGTTGACAAGTGGACAAAGTGCCCTTGATATGTTCTCTGAGAAG GTGGAACCAAATGACTTGATGCGCCAGGCTCAGGTTTTTATTTATGCCAATGGGAACAACCAGTCCCCAACTGCTATTGATTTTGACAAATCCCTCCTGAGGGACTTGCTATTCAACCAGAGCCCTGCCAAG GATGTTGCATTGGCATCCGTCTCAATGAGGCCAATACCATTTTCGCCGGTTCTGGAGAAGCTCTCTCTTTCTGAAGCGAACCATGGGTCTGTAAGAAGGTTTTATATTGAAACTTTAGAAGACAATGCTATACCCGTTGCTGTGCAGGAATGTATGATAAACAAAAATCCTCCAGAGCAGGTCTTCCGTCTTAAAGGTGCTGATCACTCACCATTTTTCTCAAAGCCTCAAGCCTTGCATAAAGTATTAGTGGAAATATCGAAGAttccataa
- the LOC105177533 gene encoding 60S ribosomal protein L39-3, with product MPSHKTFMIKKKLAKKQRQNRPIPYWIRMRTDNTIRYNAKRRHWRRTKLGF from the exons ATG CCGTCGCACAAGACTTTCATGATAAAGAAGAAGCTGGCGAAGAAGCAGAGGCAGAACAGGCCAATCCCATATTGGATCCGCATGCGCACTGACAACACCATCCGGTACAACGCCAAGCGCCGCCACTGGCGTCGCACCAAGCTCGGCTTCTAA